The genomic interval TATCTGCTCTATCTTTTATTTCATTTAGAACTTCATCTAGATTTTTAATCATAAATGGATCAAGCTAGCCCATAATTAATTATAATTTGAAACAAATAAACCCACAAGCAAAACTCAAAAATTTAAAAAATTGATTTTATCAATATATAATCTATATTTATTACACATGCTATCAATAAGAAATTTAACAGTTGAATATGTAAGCGCAAAAGAAAGATTCTACATACTAAAAAACTTATCGTTTAAGCTAACTAAAGGTGAAATCTTAGGTATTGCTGGTGAGTCTGGCAGTGGTAAAACTATTCTTTGTAAAACAATACTTGGTTTAATTAATAAACCAATAATGTTAACAGATGGAAAAATACTATATGAAAATAGTGCTGTTGTTAGTAGCAAAGATTTTAAAAACATTAGAGGGAGAAAGATATCTATTATATTACAAAACCCTACCACCTCTCTAAATCCAACAGTTAAAATAGGCAGGCAGCTAATAGAAGCTATTACTCTAAAAGATCACAAAATGAACAAGAAAGATGCTAGAGAAAAGGCTTTAGAGCTCCTACAAAGTGTTGAAATTGATAACCCAGTGGAGAGAATGGAGAATTACCCCTTTAACTTAAGTGGGGGGATGAATCAAAGGATAAACATTGCTCTAGCTCTTGCAACAAATCCTAAAATATTATTGGCAGATGAGCCAACAACGGCACTGGATGTTTCAATACAAGCAGAAATACTAAAATTACTTAAAAAATTGCAATCTAAAAATGAGCTTTCAATACTCTTTATCTCTCACGATATCTCTCTTCTTGCAAAAATTGCCCATAAAATAATCATAGTTTATGCTGGTGAGTTAATGGAAGTTTTAACTCCCCCCTTTAAATTAAAGAATATAAAACATCCATACACTTATTCACTCTTTAGATGTATACCCACATTAGAAAATGACATTGAAATACTAGAGACAATCCCTGGAACAATAGAGAAGAATGACTTATCAAAAAATAATTGCTGCATCTTTCATTCTAGATGTTTTAGAAAAACTGATAGATGCCTTTTT from Deferribacterota bacterium carries:
- a CDS encoding ABC transporter ATP-binding protein, whose protein sequence is MLSIRNLTVEYVSAKERFYILKNLSFKLTKGEILGIAGESGSGKTILCKTILGLINKPIMLTDGKILYENSAVVSSKDFKNIRGRKISIILQNPTTSLNPTVKIGRQLIEAITLKDHKMNKKDAREKALELLQSVEIDNPVERMENYPFNLSGGMNQRINIALALATNPKILLADEPTTALDVSIQAEILKLLKKLQSKNELSILFISHDISLLAKIAHKIIIVYAGELMEVLTPPFKLKNIKHPYTYSLFRCIPTLENDIEILETIPGTIEKNDLSKNNCCIFHSRCFRKTDRCLFEKPPFENNLRCFNPL